Proteins co-encoded in one Klebsiella michiganensis genomic window:
- a CDS encoding ABC transporter permease — MSVEFSGSVVNARSVPQPLWLRLRKSKGITLSVLMCCLALLWVSPFIWMLSSAFSASTFGEGMASVLPRFPLTLDNFRDAWQSADWLSLYANTLIFSFGTFFVQLITITTAGYVFACHEFRGKQTLFLLFLVQLMIMPVVMMVPNMMTLKTLGLLNTLTGVMMPYFTSAFGVFLMRQAFLAIPKELEEAALMEGCRWWQVLYRVLLPMCWPSVLAFATVSITYHWNEYLWPLMMLNDPDKQVLTVGLVSFAMGAESGGQWGTISAGTIMVCLPLMLAFIAFQKQFLRSFGFSGIK; from the coding sequence ATGAGCGTTGAGTTTTCTGGGTCCGTTGTCAACGCGCGTAGCGTGCCGCAGCCGCTGTGGTTGCGCCTGCGCAAATCAAAGGGCATCACGCTGAGCGTGCTGATGTGTTGCCTGGCCTTGCTGTGGGTTAGCCCGTTTATCTGGATGCTTTCCTCGGCCTTTAGCGCCAGTACGTTTGGCGAAGGCATGGCCTCTGTTTTGCCGCGCTTTCCGCTCACGCTGGATAACTTCCGCGATGCGTGGCAGAGCGCCGACTGGCTCAGTTTGTACGCCAATACGCTGATTTTCAGCTTCGGTACTTTCTTCGTGCAGCTCATCACCATCACCACCGCCGGATATGTTTTTGCCTGCCATGAATTTCGCGGCAAGCAGACGCTGTTCCTGCTGTTTCTGGTGCAGTTAATGATCATGCCGGTGGTGATGATGGTGCCGAACATGATGACGCTGAAAACCCTCGGGCTGCTCAATACGCTAACCGGCGTGATGATGCCGTATTTCACCTCCGCGTTTGGCGTGTTCCTGATGCGCCAGGCATTCCTCGCGATCCCAAAAGAGCTGGAGGAGGCCGCACTGATGGAGGGCTGCCGCTGGTGGCAGGTGCTTTACCGCGTACTGCTGCCGATGTGCTGGCCGTCAGTGCTGGCCTTCGCCACCGTGAGTATTACCTACCACTGGAACGAGTACCTGTGGCCGCTAATGATGCTCAATGACCCGGACAAACAGGTGCTGACGGTGGGATTAGTTTCGTTTGCTATGGGCGCCGAGTCCGGCGGCCAGTGGGGCACCATCAGCGCGGGCACCATTATGGTTTGCCTGCCGCTGATGCTCGCCTTCATCGCCTTCCAGAAGCA
- a CDS encoding putrescine/spermidine ABC transporter ATPase: MSYLEMAHLQISYGEKVVLKEINLAVKKGEMIALLGPSGCGKTTLLNALCGFIPVKQGYITVAGNNITQSPPEQRNITMVFQSYALWPHLTVEQNIGYGLKLRKWRRDAIQARVLELLQMVNLNGLAGAKITELSGGQRQRVALARALAIEPDVLVLDEPLSNLDAKVRLNVRHEIKQLQKKLGFTSVIVTHDQQEALVMADRIVVLNNGQIEQTGSPEEIYQKPATPFVADFMGADNRITAQEISTLGLASLNNSGEQEIYFRSSDAVLSSLNKAVPERGLTLEGVVEQNAFIGHNYRYAIRCRDRLFHADSVDNLPLNTNVRLHVPESALHIFSSSHTA; encoded by the coding sequence ATGAGCTACCTGGAAATGGCGCACCTGCAAATTAGCTACGGCGAGAAGGTGGTGCTAAAAGAGATTAATCTTGCCGTGAAGAAAGGCGAGATGATTGCATTGCTTGGCCCGTCCGGTTGCGGGAAAACAACGTTATTAAACGCGTTGTGTGGATTTATTCCGGTTAAGCAGGGCTACATTACCGTAGCCGGAAATAACATTACCCAAAGCCCGCCGGAACAGCGAAATATCACTATGGTGTTTCAAAGCTATGCGCTGTGGCCGCATTTAACGGTGGAACAAAATATTGGCTACGGCCTGAAGCTACGTAAATGGCGGCGGGACGCTATCCAGGCCAGAGTGCTTGAACTATTGCAAATGGTGAACCTTAACGGCCTTGCCGGGGCGAAAATCACCGAGCTTTCCGGCGGGCAGCGGCAGCGTGTGGCCCTGGCGCGGGCGCTGGCCATTGAGCCGGATGTGCTGGTTCTGGACGAGCCACTGTCGAACCTGGATGCCAAAGTCCGGCTGAACGTGCGTCACGAAATCAAGCAGCTACAGAAGAAACTGGGCTTCACCTCGGTGATCGTCACCCACGATCAGCAGGAAGCGCTGGTGATGGCCGACCGTATTGTCGTGCTGAATAACGGCCAAATCGAGCAAACGGGTTCCCCGGAAGAGATTTACCAAAAACCTGCCACACCTTTCGTGGCTGATTTTATGGGGGCCGATAACCGAATTACGGCGCAAGAGATATCTACCCTCGGGTTGGCCTCGCTAAATAATAGCGGCGAACAGGAGATTTATTTCAGAAGCTCGGACGCCGTGCTTTCATCATTAAATAAAGCTGTCCCGGAACGCGGATTAACGCTCGAAGGTGTTGTTGAGCAAAACGCCTTTATTGGCCACAACTATCGCTACGCCATTCGCTGCCGGGATCGTCTTTTCCATGCCGATTCTGTTGATAATTTGCCGCTGAATACAAACGTCAGGCTGCATGTGCCTGAGTCAGCCCTGCATATTTTTAGTTCGTCCCACACAGCTTGA
- a CDS encoding ABC transporter permease has protein sequence MRVSLNYLLLVSPAALMIGGLFLYPLGFSLVAAFTSDGGALTLQHFAKVLTLYSNDILFTVFIVLVSVLLLAVLSITLSAVITLSPCRLVVRLLGVLYRLPLFIPFIVAAQMMRTFLAKNGLMNNMLVAGDLVQPLDTISWLGWKGIIITFVWKQLAFATLLICGAMAALEPSQVLAARNLGASRVRILFDIILPQVLPAIGVALVLSTVIMMSVLSVPLMIGTGTPTMLTVDMAFRVNSYSDYAVANALGVISLLICGALSWFYLRHSLRQKGGEA, from the coding sequence ATGCGCGTTTCGCTAAACTATCTGCTGCTGGTGAGCCCCGCCGCGCTGATGATTGGGGGGCTGTTTCTTTATCCGCTGGGCTTTTCTCTGGTGGCGGCTTTTACTTCTGATGGCGGGGCGCTGACATTACAGCACTTTGCCAAAGTCCTGACGCTGTATTCAAACGATATTCTGTTCACGGTGTTTATCGTACTGGTGTCGGTGCTGCTGCTGGCGGTGCTGTCGATTACTCTCTCGGCGGTGATTACGCTCTCTCCCTGCCGGCTTGTTGTTCGACTGCTGGGCGTGCTTTACCGCCTGCCGCTGTTTATTCCGTTTATCGTCGCCGCGCAAATGATGCGCACATTCCTCGCCAAAAATGGCCTGATGAATAACATGCTGGTTGCCGGCGATCTGGTGCAGCCGCTGGACACCATCTCCTGGCTTGGCTGGAAAGGGATCATCATTACCTTCGTCTGGAAGCAACTGGCGTTTGCCACTTTGCTTATCTGCGGGGCGATGGCGGCGCTGGAACCTTCACAGGTGCTGGCGGCCCGCAATTTGGGCGCTTCGCGCGTTCGCATTCTGTTCGACATTATTTTGCCGCAGGTGTTACCGGCTATTGGCGTCGCGCTGGTGCTTTCCACGGTTATCATGATGTCCGTTCTGTCCGTGCCGCTGATGATTGGCACGGGGACGCCAACGATGCTGACCGTGGACATGGCGTTCCGCGTTAACTCCTACAGCGATTATGCGGTCGCTAACGCGCTGGGCGTAATTTCCCTGCTAATTTGCGGGGCGCTGTCCTGGTTTTATCTGCGCCATAGCCTGCGCCAGAAAGGAGGAGAGGCATGA
- a CDS encoding spermidine/putrescine ABC transporter permease, translated as MNLVKGRLGLLLQALLLAFMLFAMFGPLLNLLIWTVAESWFYPHTLPSQWGLKYWYQVFSPYSDVSGSLLTSVFIAVLSVLVCLLISVPAGYALSRRAMPFRVMFMLLFLIPQAFPNLTVYMNIARLFYQWGLNGTVAGVVLVHSVHGLMYSVWICVAAFSAIDPLQARASRNLGAGALFTFWHIVLPQALPGIMAAGIFVFLESLDEFTGTFFVGAPDITTLPLLLYNASMSGNYQVSSITALILLVPSLLFMLIIHKFMRPEMLSKLGK; from the coding sequence ATGAACCTGGTGAAAGGCCGACTCGGTCTACTGCTGCAGGCGCTGCTGCTGGCCTTTATGCTGTTTGCGATGTTCGGCCCGCTGCTGAATCTGCTGATCTGGACGGTGGCAGAAAGCTGGTTTTATCCACATACTTTGCCGAGCCAGTGGGGATTAAAGTACTGGTATCAGGTGTTTAGCCCGTACAGCGATGTTTCAGGTTCGCTGCTGACCAGCGTATTTATTGCCGTGCTGTCGGTGCTGGTTTGCCTGCTAATTTCGGTTCCCGCAGGGTACGCGCTTTCGCGCCGGGCGATGCCGTTCCGGGTGATGTTTATGCTGCTGTTTTTGATCCCGCAGGCGTTTCCAAACCTGACGGTGTATATGAATATCGCCCGGCTTTTTTATCAATGGGGGCTGAACGGCACCGTGGCTGGCGTGGTATTGGTACACAGCGTGCATGGCCTGATGTACTCGGTTTGGATCTGCGTGGCCGCCTTTTCGGCTATCGACCCGCTGCAGGCCCGGGCATCCCGTAATTTAGGGGCCGGGGCGCTGTTCACCTTCTGGCACATCGTGCTGCCGCAGGCTTTACCGGGGATTATGGCCGCCGGGATCTTTGTGTTCCTTGAATCGCTGGATGAGTTTACCGGCACCTTTTTCGTCGGTGCCCCGGATATCACCACGCTGCCGCTGCTGCTATACAACGCCAGCATGTCCGGGAATTACCAGGTGTCGTCTATCACCGCGCTGATTTTACTGGTGCCGTCGCTGTTGTTTATGCTGATCATCCATAAGTTTATGCGGCCAGAAATGCTGTCGAAGCTGGGTAAGTGA
- a CDS encoding ABC transporter substrate-binding protein, giving the protein MFTKTRLAAVTALFLSYGAQAETVLNVATAGDQNMVDYVKTWLGPKFEAAHPGVKVRVVGTGPGDAGSNKIIEKLSAQQQSGAKTWDIDVAVVHQKAGGELVEKGLLEKYRQQIKTGSMVTADNAKNALGVNVDGYVMPMFLSQTAIAWNSETMKAPPASYDELVEWTTKHPQAFGYNGIKNGMSGVSFVVGWIYAYGTDAQRLSALPYDKSVEKNWSQAFEKLKAFNKNVTFTPGNAGTLDMLTRGEIAMGPVWVDMFYTWKDQGKLPPSIKLALLSPGMPGQPMYYVTPAKAAQPELAREFIALATSPEVQADGIVKQFNWYPGIDAKYVQPKLDDATWSKLFAEISPKALADYGKSFPIAPYFDDIKEGYESQVSN; this is encoded by the coding sequence ATGTTTACTAAAACCAGGCTTGCCGCCGTCACGGCGCTGTTTTTAAGTTATGGCGCGCAGGCGGAAACCGTTTTAAATGTGGCCACCGCCGGTGACCAGAATATGGTGGATTACGTCAAAACCTGGCTGGGGCCAAAATTTGAGGCCGCGCATCCGGGGGTAAAAGTGCGCGTGGTCGGCACCGGCCCCGGGGACGCAGGCTCGAATAAAATCATCGAAAAACTGAGTGCACAGCAGCAGAGCGGGGCTAAAACCTGGGATATCGACGTGGCGGTGGTTCACCAGAAGGCGGGCGGGGAACTGGTGGAAAAAGGGCTGCTGGAAAAGTACCGCCAGCAAATCAAAACGGGCAGCATGGTCACTGCGGATAACGCCAAAAATGCCCTGGGTGTGAACGTTGACGGCTATGTGATGCCGATGTTCCTGAGCCAGACGGCCATCGCCTGGAACAGCGAAACCATGAAAGCGCCACCGGCCTCTTATGACGAGCTGGTTGAGTGGACGACGAAGCACCCGCAGGCGTTTGGCTACAACGGCATTAAAAACGGTATGTCAGGCGTCAGTTTTGTCGTCGGCTGGATCTACGCGTACGGTACCGATGCGCAGCGTTTATCCGCCTTGCCTTACGATAAGAGCGTAGAAAAAAACTGGTCGCAGGCCTTCGAGAAACTGAAAGCGTTCAACAAGAACGTGACCTTTACGCCGGGCAACGCCGGCACATTAGACATGCTGACTCGTGGGGAAATTGCCATGGGGCCGGTCTGGGTGGATATGTTCTACACCTGGAAAGATCAGGGCAAACTGCCGCCGTCCATCAAGCTGGCCTTACTTTCACCGGGAATGCCGGGGCAGCCGATGTATTACGTCACGCCGGCCAAAGCGGCACAGCCTGAACTGGCGCGCGAGTTTATTGCGTTAGCAACCAGCCCGGAAGTACAGGCCGACGGGATCGTGAAGCAGTTTAACTGGTATCCAGGCATTGACGCGAAGTACGTTCAGCCGAAGCTGGACGACGCGACCTGGAGCAAACTGTTTGCCGAGATCTCCCCGAAAGCGCTCGCCGACTACGGGAAAAGCTTCCCGATAGCGCCTTACTTTGACGACATCAAAGAAGGGTACGAAAGCCAGGTGTCCAACTAA
- a CDS encoding sugar ABC transporter permease, whose amino-acid sequence MAKRPWLPWLILTPSLIFLLLFTWFPLIRSVYDSLFDTRLAGEAGAYVGAGNYVRLFADPVFWKSLVNNLFYIVLTVIPGVALALLLAVALWENHRINRWLRTAFFFPMIIPMVSAAALWLFIFMPGMGMLDYYLAKLFGPMNNNWLGRSNSALYALALIGVWKFAGYYMLFFLAGLQSLPASAREAAIMEGATSTQVFFKVTLPLLRPTLSFVITTALIYSITQIDHVAVMTRGGPDNATTVLLYYIQSLAWDTHDLGKASAATFLTLAGLFVFSFVNLKLLERGAHHER is encoded by the coding sequence ATGGCAAAACGCCCCTGGCTTCCGTGGCTGATCCTCACGCCATCTTTGATCTTTTTACTGCTCTTTACCTGGTTCCCGCTGATCCGCTCGGTGTACGACAGCCTGTTTGATACACGTCTGGCGGGTGAGGCCGGGGCATATGTGGGCGCAGGTAACTATGTTCGCCTTTTCGCCGACCCGGTTTTCTGGAAATCGCTGGTGAACAATCTGTTTTACATCGTGCTGACCGTGATTCCGGGCGTGGCGCTCGCGCTGCTGCTGGCGGTTGCCCTTTGGGAAAACCACCGCATTAACCGCTGGCTGCGGACGGCGTTTTTCTTCCCGATGATCATCCCAATGGTTAGCGCGGCGGCGCTGTGGCTGTTCATCTTTATGCCGGGCATGGGCATGCTGGATTACTACCTGGCGAAGCTCTTCGGGCCGATGAATAACAACTGGCTGGGACGCAGCAACAGTGCGCTGTACGCCCTGGCGCTGATTGGCGTCTGGAAGTTTGCGGGCTACTACATGCTGTTCTTCCTCGCCGGGTTACAAAGCCTGCCAGCCTCGGCGCGTGAAGCGGCGATCATGGAAGGAGCGACCTCAACGCAGGTGTTTTTCAAAGTCACTTTACCGCTGCTGCGCCCGACGCTGAGCTTTGTGATAACCACCGCGCTTATCTACTCCATAACCCAGATAGACCACGTCGCGGTAATGACGCGCGGCGGGCCGGATAATGCCACGACCGTGCTGCTGTATTACATCCAGAGTCTCGCCTGGGATACCCATGATTTAGGCAAAGCTTCAGCCGCCACCTTCCTGACGCTGGCCGGCCTGTTTGTCTTCTCGTTCGTTAACCTTAAGCTGCTGGAAAGGGGCGCCCACCATGAGCGTTGA